One genomic window of Ziziphus jujuba cultivar Dongzao chromosome 4, ASM3175591v1 includes the following:
- the LOC107415345 gene encoding ABC transporter B family member 15-like produces MGRREKRNKKKKPVNGSVRSIFMHADGVDMVLMLMGFIGAVADGFSSRMVLLFVAKILNNIGNASKMHADTLQQNLNKNALAMTYLASGLWLAGFLEGYCWTRTGERQAARMRMTYLKAVLRQDVGYFDLHRATTSEVIATISNDSHIIQDAISEKIPDLLRRVSGFMACYVVAFILLWKLAVVALPLAFILVITGWYSGQSLMHLAAKIRKEQSRAGSVAEQATSSIRTVYAFGGETTTVKEFSAALHGATKLGLRQGLVKGLAVGSKDTAFAVWSAMAYYGSILVISQSAKGGTVFAVGNSVVSGAMQLGTCLSNLKHIAEACSVSECMNKMIKRIPKIDSDNFGGKVLDDVSGVVEFKHVRFAYPSRSISMVCNNLCLIIPAGKTVALVGSSGSGKSTVLSLLQRFYDPIEGEILLDGFAIDKLQLKWLRSQMALVNQEPSLFSTTIKENILFGKEDSVMEEVVEAANASNAHNFISELPLGYDSQVGDKGIQLSGGQKQRIAIARAIIRKPRILLLDEATSALDYESERVVQEALNKVAVGRTTVVIAHRLSTIKNVDIIAVMENGKVMETGSHDELIQLQNGLYNSFIHAQQMQNDQKNHEENFSSSSSTPDTDLNKTSNNIQYCQSEVGGSSPTNSSTLNLASVTKVDALENTKIHAPPFWRLLYLNMPEWKQATMGCFSAILFGAVQPVYSFALGGMVFVYFSTDHNEIRKETKTYAFLFIGMSVFSFIVNISQHFNFAYMGEYLTKRIREMTLSKILTYEVGWFDKIENSSGIICSRLIKDANVVRSLVGDRICLLAQSIAAVTIAWVMGLIISWRLAVVTIATQPLVIISFYTRRVLMKTMCKKAKKAQDESCKLAVESVSNLRTVTAFSSQDRILRMLEKAQYGPSKENIRQSWFAGIGLAFAQSIYTCNWSLNYWYGGKLVIDGYLTAKAMFQTILILITTGRVIADAGSMTTDLAKGFDAIGSIFAILDRETRIEPENSKGYKPKQIKGQIELHDIYFAYPARPDVVIFRGFSINIEAGQSTALVGRSGSGKSTIFGLIERFYDPLKGTVQIDGRDIRSYNLKSLRKHIALVSQEPTLFAGTIRENIAYGASKEINEIEIIEAANVANAHDFISGLNDGYETWCGDRGIQLSGGQKQRIAIARAILRNPAVLLLDEATSALDSQSEKMVQDALGCVMVGRTSVVVAHRLSTIQKCDIIFVLDKGKVVEKGTYSSLMGKGFLLNHH; encoded by the exons ATGGGTCGTCGAgagaaaaggaataaaaaaaagaagccagTTAATGGGTCCGTACGATCTATATTCATGCATGCAGATGGAGTGGATATGGTGCTGATGCTTATGGGGTTCATAGGAGCTGTTGCTGATGGATTCTCTTCGCGGATGGTTTTGCTTTTCGTTGCTAAGATATTAAACAATATTGGCAATGCATCTAAAATGCATGCCGATACTTTGCAGCAAAACCTCAACAAG AATGCGTTGGCTATGACATACTTGGCTTCTGGATTATGGCTTGCTGGTTTTCTTG AAGGATATTGTTGGACTAGAACTGGCGAGAGACAAGCTGCAAGAATGAGGATGACATATTTGAAAGCAGTGCTAAGACAGGACGTTGGCTACTTTGACTTGCATAGAGCAACCACGTCTGAAGTTATTGCCACTATCTCCAATGACAGTCATATAATTCAGGATGCTATCAGTGAAAAG ATTCCAGACTTGCTGAGGAGAGTCTCCGGCTTCATGGCATGTTACGTGGTGGCGTTTATACTGCTTTGGAAATTGGCAGTAGTGGCGCTACCTTTGGCCTTCATTCTGGTAATTACTGGCTGGTATTCTGGACAATCTTTAATGCATTTGGCAGCGAAGATCCGGAAAGAACAAAGTAGAGCCGGAAGTGTAGCTGAGCAAGCAACATCATCAATTAGAACAGTTTATGCTTTTGGTGGAGAGACAACAACTGTAAAGGAATTCTCTGCAGCACTACATGGTGCAACAAAGTTGGGGTTGAGGCAGGGTTTAGTCAAAGGTCTTGCCGTAGGAAGCAAAGATACTGCCTTTGCTGTTTGGTCTGCCATGGCTTACTATGGTAGCATATTGGTCATCTCACAGAGTGCTAAAGGAGGGACTGTTTTTGCCGTAGGCAACTCCGTCGTCAGCGGAGCAAT GCAATTAGGTACTTGTTTATCAAATCTTAAACACATAGCCGAAGCATGTTCTGTTAGTGAATGTATGAACAAGATGATAAAACGAATCCCCAAAATTGATTCAGACAATTTTGGAGGCAAAGTTTTAGACGATGTTTCTGGTGTAGTAGAATTTAAGCATGTAAGATTTGCATACCCATCGAGATCAATAAGTATGGTTTGCAACAATTTATGCCTTATTATACCAGCAGGAAAGACTGTTGCTCTGGTTGGATCTAGTGGCTCTGGAAAATCTACAGTCTTGTCTTTACTTCAAAGGTTTTATGACCCAATTGAGGGAGAAATTCTTCTAGATGGGTTTGCTATTGATAAGCTGCAACTTAAGTGGCTAAGGTCTCAAATGGCATTGGTGAACCAAGAGCCTTCACTCTTCTCAACCACCATCAAAGAAAACATACTTTTTGGCAAAGAAGACTCTGTGATGGAAGAGGTTGTTGAGGCTGCCAATGCTAGCAATGCTCACAATTTCATCTCTGAATTGCCTCTAGGTTATGATTCCCAG GTAGGTGATAAAGGTATCCAATTGTCAGGAGGACAAAAACAAAGGATAGCCATTGCTCGAGCAATTATAAGGAAACCTCGAATACTTCTGCTCGACGAGGCCACTAGCGCTCTAGACTATGAATCAGAAAGAGTCGTCCAAGAAGCTCTAAACAAGGTAGCTGTGGGTCGAACCACAGTAGTCATTGCACACCGTTTATCCACCATAAAAAATGTTGACATTATTGCAGTCATGGAAAACGGCAAAGTGATGGAAACTGGTTCACACGACGAATTAATACAACTCCAGAACGGCCTTTACAATTCATTCATCCACGCCCAACAAATGCAGAATGATCAAAAGAACCATGAAGAAAATTTCTCTTCCTCATCCTCTACACCAGACACTGACTTGAATAAAACCAGCAATAATATCCAATATTGTCAATCGGAGGTGGGTGGATCAAGCCCTACCAACTCTTCCACACTTAATCTGGCTTCTGTAACTAAAGTCGATGCATTGGAAAATACAAAGATTCATGCACCACCCTTTTGGAGATTGTTATATTTGAATATGCCAGAGTGGAAGCAAGCTACAATGGGGTGTTTCAGTGCAATCCTCTTTGGTGCAGTTCAGCCAGTTTATTCATTTGCTTTAGGCGGCATGGTATTTGTGTATTTCTCGACGGATCACAATGAGATTAGAAAAGAGACGAAGACATATGCATTCTTGTTTATTGGGATGTCTGTGTTTTCGTTTATCGTCAATATAAGCCAGCATTTTAATTTTGCTTACATGGGAGAGTACTTAACCAAACGAATCAGAGAGATGACTCTTTCAAAGATACTTACTTATGAAGTTGGGTGGTTTGATAAGATTGAGAACTCTAGCGGTATCATCTGCTCGAGACTCATCAAAGATGCCAATGTG GTGAGATCTCTAGTGGGTGACAGGATCTGTCTACTTGCACAAAGTATTGCAGCAGTGACCATAGCTTGGGTTATGGGTTTGATCATATCATGGAGGCTTGCGGTTGTCACAATAGCCACCCAACCTCTTGTCATTATAAGCTTCTACACGAGGCGCGTCCTAATGAAAACCATGTGTAAGAAGGCCAAGAAAGCTCAAGATGAAAGTTGCAAACTTGCTGTTGAATCGGTGTCCAATCTCCGAACCGTTACTGCTTTCTCTTCTCAAGATCGAATATTGAGAATGCTTGAAAAGGCTCAATATGGTCCAAGTAAAGAAAACATTCGGCAATCATGGTTTGCAGGTATTGGACTTGCGTTTGCTCAAAGCATCTACACTTGCAATTGGAGTCTGAATTATTGGTACGGTGGCAAGCTTGTTATCGATGGCTACCTTACAGCGAAAGCAATGTTTCAAACAATATTGATCTTAATAACCACCGGGCGTGTCATAGCAGATGCTGGAAGTATGACTACTGACCTTGCTAAGGGATTTGATGCTATCGGTTCGATTTTTGCTATATTAGACAGAGAAACCAGAATTGAGCCTGAAAACTCAAAAGGTTATAAACCTAAACAGATAAAAGGCCAGATAGAACTTcatgatatatattttgcataccCAGCTAGGCCAGACGTAGTAATCTTTCGAGGCTTCTCAATCAATATTGAAGCAGGACAATCTACAGCTCTAGTTGGACGAAGTGGATCTGGAAAATCAACAATCTTTGGACTAATTGAGAGATTTTATGACCCACTAAAAGGTACAGTTCAAATCGATGGTAGAGATATAAGGTCCTACAATCTAAAATCATTGAGAAAACATATAGCACTTGTTAGCCAAGAGCCAACATTATTTGCTGGAACCATTCGAGAAAACATTGCTTACGGAGCATCCAAAGAGATCAACGAAATAGAAATAATCGAGGCTGCCAATGTAGCCAATGCTCATGATTTTATCTCGGGACTGAATGATGGGTACGAAACTTGGTGTGGAGATAGGGGAATACAATTATCCGGGGGCCAAAAGCAGCGTATTGCAATAGCTCGGGCTATTTTAAGGAACCCAGCAGTGTTGCTGCTAGATGAGGCTACTAGTGCGCTTGATAGTCAGTCAGAAAAAATGGTGCAGGACGCATTGGGATGTGTGATGGTTGGGAGGACTAGTGTGGTTGTGGCGCACAGATTGAGTACCATACAAAAGTGTGATATTATCTTTGTGTTGGACAAAGGTAAGGTTGTGGAAAAAGGAACTTACTCATCTTTGATGGGTAAGGGCTTCTTGTTGAATCACCATTAA